AATCAACACCTAATGCATCTGTTATATCCGCCATGTATATATGGCCGTTTCTAATTAATTCTAATACTTGAATGTCCATTTTATCTAATGTAACATTTTCTCTCTTGCCTTCAGATACTTTAATTTTCCAGTCTGATTGAGCATAATATTTTGAAGGTTTTAATTTTGTAGTTATAAGACCCACTATAACAGTTACTAAGAAACCAATGATAGCTAAATGTGTCCATTTTCCAACGCTAAATATTCCTAATAATTCAGTAAGTGTTAATGCTGCCATGGATACCATTCCTGCTAAAACTCCCCATAATGCTCCGTTTGAATTGAATTTAGGCCAAATGGCTCCAAAGCAAAGTAATACTGCAGGTGGTACTAACCAAGCATTAGCAAATGCAAATAAATATGTTGGTCCTCCTGGGAAGTAGCATAATGCCCATGTTAATATTCCAACTAATAACATTATTATCTTACTAGCTTTTAGTGTTGTCTTACCATCCGCTTTAGGATTGATTATTCTTTGATAGATATCCCTAGTAGCAGTTGATGATGCTCCTATTGCGGCTGTAGAAGCAGTAGAAATAGATGCAGCTACTGAACCTATGATGAAGAATGATGATACTACTGGTGGAAATAAACTTGCGAACACTCCATATGCTGCTGTAGGCAAACTTGTTCCTCCAGCAAGTGTATAGGCTTCTGGCATTACTGCTCCTGCATATGCACCTATAAATGCAAGAGGAATCATGAATACTGTAATTAATAATAATCCTGCTATACCAAATGATTGCTTTGCAATTTTTTCATTTCTACAGGAAGCAATTTTCATCCAATAATAGTTGTTTCCCCAAACTAAAGCTGCACCGAATAGTAAAATAAATGTGAGTGCACTTGGATACTTTAAGGACATAATTCCCATGCTTCCGCCTGTAATTCCTTCTGTAAATACATTTGCTCCTCCCCAGTTTGCTTGTAGAAAGTCAATTCCACCAAATCTTTTAACAGCCATTGTTAAAAATAGTGGAACGGCTATAATTCCTACAGATACTTGGAAAAAGTCTGTTATTGTTGCTGCCCACAATCCACTGATATAAGTAAATACTAAAATTATAGCAAAAACTATTGCAAGAACTATTCCTTGTGGCCAACCTACGAACCCAGATACTATACCAACTACAGACATTATATTGTTAGCCAGTATACCACACAGTCCTATAATAGTACCAACGGCAACTACATTCCTTACTTTGCCATCATATCTCATTTCTAAATACTCAGGAAGTGTTTGAGCTCCATTTGTTCTAATGAATTTGGAGAATACTAATCCATAGAATATAAGACCTAATGCAGAATAAATAACTCCCCATATAAGTGAACCTTTGATTCCGTATAAAATAGAATATCCTGGTGCCAAGGATACTGTTGTACCAGCAAAACCTATGGCTGCTACTCCCATTATATTGATTAATAAACTTACCTCTCTACCAGCTAGTATATAGTCTGAAGTGTCAGATACCCACTTCTTACTATACATTCCAGCACCTACCATTATTGCTGCAAAAACAATGAAGAAAATAGTGAAAATAACTTGTACATTCATCTTTCTACCACCCTTACATTTTATTTAAAATACCCTACTGTAATTTCTTAGTAATAGACATATATTATTCTTCTACTATACCAACTGCTCTAATCCATCCTGCACTTGCATCTTTAATTTTAATTGGAAGGCAAATTATTTCGGAACCGGTTATTGGGAGTTGATCAAGATTAGTAAGCTTTTCTATATGAAGATAAGCTTCTTCCTTTCCAGCTCTATGTCCTTCCCAAATAATTGAACTGTCTCCTGTACGATTAAACTCTTCTCCAGTTAGTGGCAGTGGTATATCCCAACTCCATCCATCTGTTCCCATAACTCTTACACCTTGATCGATTAACCATAAAGTAGCTTCTTTACTCATTCCACACCCAGCAGTTAAAAATCTTTCTGTTCCCCAATATTTAGGTGCATCAGTCATTATTAATACAATATCTCCTTTTTTTAACTTATAATTAATTTTCTCAAAATACTCAATAAAATCTTTACTCATTACTTTATATCCATCAGGCTTATCTCTAAAGTCTACTACTACTCCATGTCCAAAGAACCAGTCCAGAGGTACTTCATCAACAGTCCATGCTCTTTCACCCTTATTCATAGTTGGATAAAAATGATATGGTGCATCAATGTGAGTTCCTGTATGAGTTGATAGTGTTACATATTCTATTGCCCATCCATTTCCTTCAGGTAGATCATCTACTGTTGCATTACCAAAAAAACTTGCCATTTCTTCAGCTGTTTCTTTGTGGTTATTATATACTATTTGTGGCCTTTGTTTTGGTGGATCACTAGGTAAATCACTTTCAACTGAAATACTTAAGTCAATAATTCTTTTCATCTGTCATTCTCCTCTTTTAAGTTTATTTTTTCAATCCTAAGATTTCTCTTGCTTCATCTGAAGTAGCTACTTCATTGCCACTTTCCCTTATGATATTTGCTGCACGTTCTACAAATTGTTTATTTGATTCTGCTAATTGACCTTTTGCAAACATCACATTATCTTCCATACCTACTCTTATATGCCCACCCATTGCTATAGCAGTTAGCATAATTGGCATATGCCCTCTACCAATACCTAATGCAGACCAAGTAGATCCTTCAGGTATTAAGCTCTTTAGATAAACTAAATTCTCTACAGTTGCAGCTGTTCCTCCAGCAGCCCCTAAAACAAATTGGTAATGTAAAGGTGCCTTTAATATACCTTTTTTCACATAATACCTTGCATTATAAATCATGCCTGCATCAAAAATTTCAATCTCTGGTTTAACTCCATATTCTTGCATTGTTTGACCTAATTCTTCTAAAAAAGCAGGCGTATTTAAAAATACAGTATTATGTTGCCAATTCATTGAGCCACAATCATATGATGCCATTTCAGGTTGAATAGACTTCAAGTGGGCTTGTCTTGTTTCATCTGTAGCATTTAAATCACCAGAAGTTGTACAATTAATTACGATATCACATTTTTCTTTAATAAGTCTTACAGTTTCTTCAAATCTTGATTTATCCATAGTTCCTAAGCCTTCATCATCTCTCATGTGGAGATGTGCAATTGCAGCTCCTGCTTTGTAGCATTCAAAAACATCTTCAGCAATCTCTTTAGGTGTTAGGGGTACATTTGGATTGTCCTTCTTTGTTGGCCATGCACCTGTTGTTGCTACTGTAATAATAGTTTTTGCCATTGTTATTCCTCCTTTGTAAGAATTAATCTCTTTCAAGTAACATAGCTACTCCTTGTCCACCTCCACAACAAAATGTTATTAATCCTAAATGAGCATTTCTCTCTTTCATTTCATAAACCATTTTTGTTGTTAATATCGCTCCCGTTCCTGCTAGTGGATGCCCTAAAGCAATGGCTCCTCCATTTACATTTAGCTTTTCTTCATCTATTCCTAGCTCCTTCACACAAGCCAGAGTTTGTGCAGCAAAGGCTTCGTTTAACTCAATTAAATCAATGTCTTCTAACTTAAGATTTGTTTTTTCAAGAATTTTTTTAGTAGCAGGTACTGGTCCAATACCCATAATGTTTGGGTCACAGCCCACTGCTGTAAAAGCTTTATATCTTGCCAAAATCTCTAAACCAAGTGACTTAGCCAACTCTTCCTCCATAATAACTATAGCTCCAGCCCCGTCACTCATTGGTGAACTATTACCTGCTGTGACCATCCCATCTTTCTTAAAGACTGGCTTTAATTTAGCCATAGATTCTAGATTAGCATCTTTTCTAATAGGTTCATCTTCAGATACAGTAATTGTCCTCCCCTTACCCAAATCAACTTCAATAGGTAATATTTGTTCTTTAAATTTTCCTGATGATTCTGCTTTAGTAGCTTTTCTATGACTATTTACTGCATAATCATCTAGTTCTTCCCTTGTGATATTATACAACTCTGCAAGATTTTCCGCTGTAATACCCATATTAGGGTTTCCTATATGATCTGGTGAAAGCTTTAATCCCTCAGAGAATTTTGGTGGAGTTATAGAATATCCTATTTCAGGTTTTAACATCACATATGGTCTGCGGGAATCACTTTCAACACCACCTGCAACTATTACCTTCGCCTCTCCAAGTTGAATCATCATTGCACCTAGGGCAATTGCATTAAGAGAAGTTCCACATTGTCTATCAATTGTAAGTGCAGGCTTTTCCATTGGTATTCCAGCTTCAAGAGCAACCATTCTTGCAATATTATTCACATCATGGCCCATTAGATTTCCAAAGATGACTTCATCTATTAAGTCCATACTTATGCCAGCTCTATTTATTGACTCTTTAACAACTGATGCACCCATTTTATATGGCTCTACAGATGCCAATACACCTCTGCATTTTCCTACGGGAGTTCGTACAGCTGATACTATAACTGCATTTTTCATATTCTCCTCCTTTATAGAATGATTTTCTCGAATATAAGTATTGCAAATACCATGCCAATTTGTTATCAAAAAAGGAAGCTTGAAATTATAGGCTTCTAGCCATATAGTTTCAAACTTCCTTTTGTTTAAGTGTAAACAGTTGTTTACACTAGTTTTTTATTTTCTCTTACATAATTGTAATAAAGCATCTTTGGGTAAATGTGTAAACATAAGTTTACGCAAACCATAGTTTACAGTTTAACTTTTATCTATATTATATTTATCAATTTTTTTATATAATAAAGTTCTAGATATTCCTAGTATATTTGCTGCCTGTGTCTTATTGTTATTACATTTATTGAGAGCTTCAGTTATCGTTTCTTTTTCCAGTCTATCTTTCATATCTTTAATTAAAAATTCATTATTTCCATCTATTCTAGAGCTTTTCTGAAGCCTCTTATTCTCAAAGTAAGGACTAAAATGTTTCCATTCCAAAGTTTCACCCCAAGACATATTCATGGCTCTTTCTACTACATTTTGTAGCTCCCTTATATTCCCTGGCCATTCATACTCTAAAAGTCTACTTTTAGCCTCATCTGTTATACTAGGCACACTCATTCCTAGTTGAAAATTCAATCTATCCAACAAATTATCTGCTATTAGTGGAATATCTTCTTTTCGCTTTCTTAGAGGTGGAATAACTATCTTTATAACATTAAGTCTATAAAACAAATCACTTCTAAACTTTTTTTCTTTTATCATTTTATCTAACGAAACATTTGAAGCAGCAATAATCCTAACATTAACAGGGATACTCTCTTTTCCACCTACTCTTTCAATTTCTTTTTCCTGTAAAGCCCTTAAAAGTTTTGGCTGCAATACTAACGGCATTTGGTTGATCTCATCAAAAAACAAACTTCCTCCATTAGCCATTTCAAATCTACCCTCTTTTCCACCTTTCTTAGCTCCAGTAAAAGCTCCCTCTTCATATCCAAAAAATTCGGATTCTAGCAAATTACTTGGTATCGCAGCACAATTTACCTTTATAAAAGGTGCAGAGGTTCTAATACTCAAATCGTGTATAGAATGGGCTACAAGCTCTTTCCCAGTCCCAGTCTCCCCTTCAATTAATACAGTAGAATTTGATCTTGCAGCGTTAATTATAGTATCTTTCATCTGCCGAATTTCTTGACTATTACCTATAATATTATCTATGGAGTACTTTGCCCCTCTAATCTTTCTCAACTCTTCTTGATAATATTCAATTTGATTGAGCATACTATTGACTTTTGATGAAAAATCTACAGCACCCTTCATACCCCTAATAATTACATGTATAAATCCTGCAACTAATTCTCCACCTTTAAGGATAGGTATATAAGTGGAAAATGCCTCTGTTTTAGAAGGTCCCTTTGAGATGATTACATGACCAGTAATTGCTTTTTTAGATTTAAGAACGATATCAATCTTCGTGTCAGGAATTAGCTCATGCACAAATTTGCCTTTTATATCCTCAAGTTTTATTCCGCCCATCATATCTGACCACGCCTCATTAACATATACATATCGACCTTGGGGATCTGTTATAACAACACCGTCTAAATGATCTATAATAAGTTTTGATATATCTGGGCTCAAATTTTTAATAGTATCTGACATTGTAACCACTCCTTGAAGTCAATTGTTATTATACATATCCCATTACTTTGTACTTCTATTGTATATTATATAATAAAAAACATATTAAAACAAAATAATCAAATTCTAAAGATTATTCACCCCAGAAAACAATAGAACCCATATGGATTTTCCATATGGGTTTGACAAATGTTTAGTCTTCTATGTTTAATTTTATCTTCAATTTCTCCAACATATCTTTTGTCATCATTTCTAAATTATATTTTGGATTCCAGCCCCATTCTTCCCTTGCAGCTGTATCGTCTAATGAATTTGGCCATGAGTTAGCAATTTCCTGTCTAACAGGGTCAACATCATAGTCTAATTTGAATTCTGGTATGAATTTCTTAATAGAAGCTGCTAACTGTTCAGGCTCAAAGCTCATAGCTGTTACATTAAAGGCATTTCTATGTTTCAATTTTGATGAATCAGCTTCCATCAAATTCACTATCGAATCCAATGCATCCGGCATATACATCATGTCCATCTTTGTTCCCTTATCAATAAAGCTGGTATATTTTTTATGCTTTAATGCTTCATAATAAATATGAACTGCATAATCTGTGGTACCTCCTCCTGGAAGTGTTTCATATGAAATTAATCCTGGGAATCTAACACCTCTAGTATCTACACCAAATCTTTTATGATAATAGTCACATAACAATTCTCCTGCAACTTTTGTCACTCCGTACATAGTAGTTGGCCTTTGAATTGTATCCTGTGGAGTATTATCTGGTGGAGTAGATGGACCAAATGCAGCGATTGAGCTTGGGGTAAATACTTGTAAGTTTTTCTCTCTACCTAATTCAAGAACATTGTATAATCCATTCATATTTATGTCCCAACATGCTACTGGGTCTTTTTCTCCAACAGCAGATAAAATAGCAGCTAAATTAATTATAGTATTAACATTATGTTTATCTACTATTTCTCCCATTTGCTTTGCATCATTAATATTAACAATTTCAAAAATCCCTGATTCAATTAATTGTTCATGTCCTTCTTTTATCCTTCTTCCACTAGCTATAACATTTTCTACTCCATAAATTTCTCTTAATTTTGTAGTAAGTTCTGAACCAATTTGACCTAATGCTCCGGTAATTAATATCTTTCTCATGAGATTTCCTCCTATTGTTCTGAAGTTTGTAATTCATTAATAACTTTAACTAAGTTTTTCACTAGGTGATCGTGATATATTTTTCCGTTTTCTTTAGTAGCCTTAGATGGTTGACCTGTAATTCCTCCTGATGTTTCAGCATGAGCTTTAGCTGATTTCAATGAGCTTGGAACATAGCATAATGTATCATGCTCATATGAAGGATCCACAGAATATAAGTCTTTAGGACTTATTGGATTGTCTACAGCTTTATCCATTTGTACAAGTTCTTCATATCTATAAAGCATATGAGAGCTTTCTATTTCGTCAGCATGACCTACTGGACCATAACCAAGCTTCTTTACAATATCCTTTGACATATATGCTGGGTCGAATATCTTAATTTCAACATCTAATTCTCTTTGCGCTTTTTCTGCTGCTAATTGCATCCAAATTATATTTACTATTCTATGCCCATTTAATAGTACAAATTTCTTAACTCCGTGATCTGACATAGATTTTATAATATCAAATAAATATTCAACTAATACTTCTGCTCTAATAGTAATTGTTCCTGAAAGTACCATATGATGTGGGCTCCAGCCAAACCATAGTGGTGGAACAATTAATGCGTTAGTCTCCAATGCAGCTGCTTCTGCCAATGTTATAGCCACATAGGTGTCTGTACCAACTGGTAAATGTAGACCATGTTGTTCTGTACTTCCTATAGGTATTATGGCAACTCCCTTACTTTCTTTAATTAATTCCTCTGTTTCCTTCCAGTTA
This genomic interval from Tissierella sp. contains the following:
- a CDS encoding creatininase family protein, with the translated sequence MKNWLQENNWKETEELIKESKGVAIIPIGSTEQHGLHLPVGTDTYVAITLAEAAALETNALIVPPLWFGWSPHHMVLSGTITIRAEVLVEYLFDIIKSMSDHGVKKFVLLNGHRIVNIIWMQLAAEKAQRELDVEIKIFDPAYMSKDIVKKLGYGPVGHADEIESSHMLYRYEELVQMDKAVDNPISPKDLYSVDPSYEHDTLCYVPSSLKSAKAHAETSGGITGQPSKATKENGKIYHDHLVKNLVKVINELQTSEQ
- a CDS encoding sigma 54-interacting transcriptional regulator produces the protein MSDTIKNLSPDISKLIIDHLDGVVITDPQGRYVYVNEAWSDMMGGIKLEDIKGKFVHELIPDTKIDIVLKSKKAITGHVIISKGPSKTEAFSTYIPILKGGELVAGFIHVIIRGMKGAVDFSSKVNSMLNQIEYYQEELRKIRGAKYSIDNIIGNSQEIRQMKDTIINAARSNSTVLIEGETGTGKELVAHSIHDLSIRTSAPFIKVNCAAIPSNLLESEFFGYEEGAFTGAKKGGKEGRFEMANGGSLFFDEINQMPLVLQPKLLRALQEKEIERVGGKESIPVNVRIIAASNVSLDKMIKEKKFRSDLFYRLNVIKIVIPPLRKRKEDIPLIADNLLDRLNFQLGMSVPSITDEAKSRLLEYEWPGNIRELQNVVERAMNMSWGETLEWKHFSPYFENKRLQKSSRIDGNNEFLIKDMKDRLEKETITEALNKCNNNKTQAANILGISRTLLYKKIDKYNIDKS
- a CDS encoding L-threonine 3-dehydrogenase, producing MRKILITGALGQIGSELTTKLREIYGVENVIASGRRIKEGHEQLIESGIFEIVNINDAKQMGEIVDKHNVNTIINLAAILSAVGEKDPVACWDINMNGLYNVLELGREKNLQVFTPSSIAAFGPSTPPDNTPQDTIQRPTTMYGVTKVAGELLCDYYHKRFGVDTRGVRFPGLISYETLPGGGTTDYAVHIYYEALKHKKYTSFIDKGTKMDMMYMPDALDSIVNLMEADSSKLKHRNAFNVTAMSFEPEQLAASIKKFIPEFKLDYDVDPVRQEIANSWPNSLDDTAAREEWGWNPKYNLEMMTKDMLEKLKIKLNIED
- a CDS encoding cyclase family protein — its product is MKRIIDLSISVESDLPSDPPKQRPQIVYNNHKETAEEMASFFGNATVDDLPEGNGWAIEYVTLSTHTGTHIDAPYHFYPTMNKGERAWTVDEVPLDWFFGHGVVVDFRDKPDGYKVMSKDFIEYFEKINYKLKKGDIVLIMTDAPKYWGTERFLTAGCGMSKEATLWLIDQGVRVMGTDGWSWDIPLPLTGEEFNRTGDSSIIWEGHRAGKEEAYLHIEKLTNLDQLPITGSEIICLPIKIKDASAGWIRAVGIVEE
- a CDS encoding 3-keto-5-aminohexanoate cleavage protein, translating into MAKTIITVATTGAWPTKKDNPNVPLTPKEIAEDVFECYKAGAAIAHLHMRDDEGLGTMDKSRFEETVRLIKEKCDIVINCTTSGDLNATDETRQAHLKSIQPEMASYDCGSMNWQHNTVFLNTPAFLEELGQTMQEYGVKPEIEIFDAGMIYNARYYVKKGILKAPLHYQFVLGAAGGTAATVENLVYLKSLIPEGSTWSALGIGRGHMPIMLTAIAMGGHIRVGMEDNVMFAKGQLAESNKQFVERAANIIRESGNEVATSDEAREILGLKK
- a CDS encoding sodium:solute symporter family protein, with product MNVQVIFTIFFIVFAAIMVGAGMYSKKWVSDTSDYILAGREVSLLINIMGVAAIGFAGTTVSLAPGYSILYGIKGSLIWGVIYSALGLIFYGLVFSKFIRTNGAQTLPEYLEMRYDGKVRNVVAVGTIIGLCGILANNIMSVVGIVSGFVGWPQGIVLAIVFAIILVFTYISGLWAATITDFFQVSVGIIAVPLFLTMAVKRFGGIDFLQANWGGANVFTEGITGGSMGIMSLKYPSALTFILLFGAALVWGNNYYWMKIASCRNEKIAKQSFGIAGLLLITVFMIPLAFIGAYAGAVMPEAYTLAGGTSLPTAAYGVFASLFPPVVSSFFIIGSVAASISTASTAAIGASSTATRDIYQRIINPKADGKTTLKASKIIMLLVGILTWALCYFPGGPTYLFAFANAWLVPPAVLLCFGAIWPKFNSNGALWGVLAGMVSMAALTLTELLGIFSVGKWTHLAIIGFLVTVIVGLITTKLKPSKYYAQSDWKIKVSEGKRENVTLDKMDIQVLELIRNGHIYMADITDALGVDSKASNSAIEKLDRGGYIERAGLVGSKFYEFYVTKKANEVLPQLTGQQAEMNKVGLNTSYVGLLKIANDAPQNVNSYVKDQQWKSLKVSSVTSHLTRQGYIIEKGLFKRKIKVTQKGIEAIKKYA
- a CDS encoding thiolase family protein, with product MKNAVIVSAVRTPVGKCRGVLASVEPYKMGASVVKESINRAGISMDLIDEVIFGNLMGHDVNNIARMVALEAGIPMEKPALTIDRQCGTSLNAIALGAMMIQLGEAKVIVAGGVESDSRRPYVMLKPEIGYSITPPKFSEGLKLSPDHIGNPNMGITAENLAELYNITREELDDYAVNSHRKATKAESSGKFKEQILPIEVDLGKGRTITVSEDEPIRKDANLESMAKLKPVFKKDGMVTAGNSSPMSDGAGAIVIMEEELAKSLGLEILARYKAFTAVGCDPNIMGIGPVPATKKILEKTNLKLEDIDLIELNEAFAAQTLACVKELGIDEEKLNVNGGAIALGHPLAGTGAILTTKMVYEMKERNAHLGLITFCCGGGQGVAMLLERD